The proteins below are encoded in one region of Salmo salar chromosome ssa02, Ssal_v3.1, whole genome shotgun sequence:
- the LOC106585125 gene encoding sodium/calcium exchanger 1 isoform X7 yields MGEPQLLEMSERKAVLLQEIGGFVKTDKRLYGRDVYRKVQGRDNPVPATIISIAEEGDEEALSKKEEEERRIAEMGRPTLGEHVKLEVVIEESYEFKNTVDKLIKKTNLALLIGTNSWRQQFMEAITVNSGDDDEDECGEEKLPSCFDYVMHFLTVFWKLLFAFVPPTDYWNGWACFVVSISMIGLLTAFIGDLASHFGCTVGLKDSVTAVVFVALGTSVPDTFASKVAAIQDQYADASIGNVTGSNAVNVFLGIGVAWSIAAIYHNSKGNDFRVDPGTLAFSVTLFTIFAFVAVAVLMYRRRPEIGGELGGPRGPKIATTCLFFSLWLMYIVFSSLEAYCHIKGF; encoded by the exons ATGGGAGAGCCTCAGCTGCTGGAGATGAGTGAGAGGAAAG CTGTGTTGCTTCAAGAAATTG GTGGATTCGTGAAGACAG ACAAAAGGCTTTATG GCAGGGACGTCTACCGGAAAGTGCAGGGTAGGGATAACCCTGTCCCTGCCACCATTATCAGCATTGCAG aggaAGGGGACGAGGAAGCTCTCtccaagaaggaggaggaggaacgtcGCATCGCTGAGATGGGCCGGCCCACCCTGGGGGAGCACGTCAAACTGGAAGTGGTCATTGAGGAGTCGTATGAGTTCAAG AACACAGTGGATAAACTGATTAAGAAGACCAACTTGGCTCTGTTGATTGGAACCAATAGCTGGAGGCAGCAGTTTATGGAAGCTATCACAGTCAACTCTG gcgatgatgatgaggatgagtgCGGCGAGGAGAAGCTGCCCTCCTGCTTTGATTATGTCATGCACTTCCTCACCGTCTTCTGGAAGCTCCTGTTCGCATTTGTGCCGCCCACCGACTACTGGAACGGCTGGGCCTGCTTCGTGGTCTCCATCAGTATGATTGGCCTGCTCACCGCCTTCATTGGAGACCTGGCCTCCCACTTTGGCTGTACCGTGGGCCTCAAGGACTCCGTGACCGCCGTGGTGTTTGTGGCACTCGGGACGTCTGTGCCAG ataCATTTGCCAGCAAGGTAGCTGCAATCCAGGACCAGTACGCCGATGCCTCCATCGGCAACGTAACAGGCAGCAATGCCGTCAACGTCTTCTTGGGCATCGGCGTGGCCTGGTCCATCGCTGCCATCTACCACAATTCCAAGGGCAACGACTTCCGGGTGGACCCGGGCACCCTGGCCTTCTCCGTCACCCTATTCACCATCTTCGCCTTTGTCGCCGTGGCCGTGCTCATGTACCGGCGCCGGCCCGAGATTGGGGGTGAGCTGGGTGGGCCCCGGGGCCCCAAAATCGCAACCACCTGTCTCTTCTTCAGCCTGTGGCTCATGTATATCGTATTCTCCTCCCTGGAAGCTTATTGCCACATCAAGGGCTTCTAA
- the LOC106585125 gene encoding sodium/calcium exchanger 1 isoform X9 codes for MERWNSRTMRFCGFVKTGRDVYRKVQGRDNPVPATIISIAEEGDEEALSKKEEEERRIAEMGRPTLGEHVKLEVVIEESYEFKNTVDKLIKKTNLALLIGTNSWRQQFMEAITVNSGDDDEDECGEEKLPSCFDYVMHFLTVFWKLLFAFVPPTDYWNGWACFVVSISMIGLLTAFIGDLASHFGCTVGLKDSVTAVVFVALGTSVPDTFASKVAAIQDQYADASIGNVTGSNAVNVFLGIGVAWSIAAIYHNSKGNDFRVDPGTLAFSVTLFTIFAFVAVAVLMYRRRPEIGGELGGPRGPKIATTCLFFSLWLMYIVFSSLEAYCHIKGF; via the exons GTGGATTCGTGAAGACAG GCAGGGACGTCTACCGGAAAGTGCAGGGTAGGGATAACCCTGTCCCTGCCACCATTATCAGCATTGCAG aggaAGGGGACGAGGAAGCTCTCtccaagaaggaggaggaggaacgtcGCATCGCTGAGATGGGCCGGCCCACCCTGGGGGAGCACGTCAAACTGGAAGTGGTCATTGAGGAGTCGTATGAGTTCAAG AACACAGTGGATAAACTGATTAAGAAGACCAACTTGGCTCTGTTGATTGGAACCAATAGCTGGAGGCAGCAGTTTATGGAAGCTATCACAGTCAACTCTG gcgatgatgatgaggatgagtgCGGCGAGGAGAAGCTGCCCTCCTGCTTTGATTATGTCATGCACTTCCTCACCGTCTTCTGGAAGCTCCTGTTCGCATTTGTGCCGCCCACCGACTACTGGAACGGCTGGGCCTGCTTCGTGGTCTCCATCAGTATGATTGGCCTGCTCACCGCCTTCATTGGAGACCTGGCCTCCCACTTTGGCTGTACCGTGGGCCTCAAGGACTCCGTGACCGCCGTGGTGTTTGTGGCACTCGGGACGTCTGTGCCAG ataCATTTGCCAGCAAGGTAGCTGCAATCCAGGACCAGTACGCCGATGCCTCCATCGGCAACGTAACAGGCAGCAATGCCGTCAACGTCTTCTTGGGCATCGGCGTGGCCTGGTCCATCGCTGCCATCTACCACAATTCCAAGGGCAACGACTTCCGGGTGGACCCGGGCACCCTGGCCTTCTCCGTCACCCTATTCACCATCTTCGCCTTTGTCGCCGTGGCCGTGCTCATGTACCGGCGCCGGCCCGAGATTGGGGGTGAGCTGGGTGGGCCCCGGGGCCCCAAAATCGCAACCACCTGTCTCTTCTTCAGCCTGTGGCTCATGTATATCGTATTCTCCTCCCTGGAAGCTTATTGCCACATCAAGGGCTTCTAA
- the LOC106585125 gene encoding sodium/calcium exchanger 1 isoform X8: MERWNSRTMRFCGFVKTDKRLYGRDVYRKVQGRDNPVPATIISIAEEGDEEALSKKEEEERRIAEMGRPTLGEHVKLEVVIEESYEFKNTVDKLIKKTNLALLIGTNSWRQQFMEAITVNSGDDDEDECGEEKLPSCFDYVMHFLTVFWKLLFAFVPPTDYWNGWACFVVSISMIGLLTAFIGDLASHFGCTVGLKDSVTAVVFVALGTSVPDTFASKVAAIQDQYADASIGNVTGSNAVNVFLGIGVAWSIAAIYHNSKGNDFRVDPGTLAFSVTLFTIFAFVAVAVLMYRRRPEIGGELGGPRGPKIATTCLFFSLWLMYIVFSSLEAYCHIKGF; the protein is encoded by the exons GTGGATTCGTGAAGACAG ACAAAAGGCTTTATG GCAGGGACGTCTACCGGAAAGTGCAGGGTAGGGATAACCCTGTCCCTGCCACCATTATCAGCATTGCAG aggaAGGGGACGAGGAAGCTCTCtccaagaaggaggaggaggaacgtcGCATCGCTGAGATGGGCCGGCCCACCCTGGGGGAGCACGTCAAACTGGAAGTGGTCATTGAGGAGTCGTATGAGTTCAAG AACACAGTGGATAAACTGATTAAGAAGACCAACTTGGCTCTGTTGATTGGAACCAATAGCTGGAGGCAGCAGTTTATGGAAGCTATCACAGTCAACTCTG gcgatgatgatgaggatgagtgCGGCGAGGAGAAGCTGCCCTCCTGCTTTGATTATGTCATGCACTTCCTCACCGTCTTCTGGAAGCTCCTGTTCGCATTTGTGCCGCCCACCGACTACTGGAACGGCTGGGCCTGCTTCGTGGTCTCCATCAGTATGATTGGCCTGCTCACCGCCTTCATTGGAGACCTGGCCTCCCACTTTGGCTGTACCGTGGGCCTCAAGGACTCCGTGACCGCCGTGGTGTTTGTGGCACTCGGGACGTCTGTGCCAG ataCATTTGCCAGCAAGGTAGCTGCAATCCAGGACCAGTACGCCGATGCCTCCATCGGCAACGTAACAGGCAGCAATGCCGTCAACGTCTTCTTGGGCATCGGCGTGGCCTGGTCCATCGCTGCCATCTACCACAATTCCAAGGGCAACGACTTCCGGGTGGACCCGGGCACCCTGGCCTTCTCCGTCACCCTATTCACCATCTTCGCCTTTGTCGCCGTGGCCGTGCTCATGTACCGGCGCCGGCCCGAGATTGGGGGTGAGCTGGGTGGGCCCCGGGGCCCCAAAATCGCAACCACCTGTCTCTTCTTCAGCCTGTGGCTCATGTATATCGTATTCTCCTCCCTGGAAGCTTATTGCCACATCAAGGGCTTCTAA